Proteins found in one Macaca nemestrina isolate mMacNem1 chromosome 4, mMacNem.hap1, whole genome shotgun sequence genomic segment:
- the LOC105471386 gene encoding centrosomal protein of 41 kDa isoform X1, which translates to MTYSGLQQWTERKLERLIWAQLSDEKDTTEPKIPACQIKTGHCKQFRVITRNQEFRDISCLHPNHLLLSSSKTAIFLLGNSMTKYTEKLEEIKKNYRYKKDELFKRLKVTTFAQLIIQVASLSDQTLEVTAEEIQRLEDNDSAASDPDAETTARTNGKGNPGEQSPSPEQLINNAGAGDSSRSTLQSVISGVGELDLDKGPVKKAEPNTKDKPYPDCPFLLLDVRDRDSYQQCHIVGAYSYPIATLSRTMNPYSNDILEYKNAHGKIIILYDDDERLASQAATTMCERGFENLFMLSGGLKVLAQKFPEGLITGSLPASCQQALPPGSARKRSSPKVPPLPAENKWRFTPEDLKKIEYYLEEEQGPADHPSRLNQANSSGRDSKVPGARSTQNLPGGGPASHSNPRSLSSGHLQGKPWK; encoded by the exons ATGACTTACAGTGGGTTGCAGCAGTGGACTGAACGAAAATTAGAAAGACTGATTTGGGCTCAAT TATCTGATGAAAAGGATACCACAGAACCCAAGATACCAGCATGTCAAATCAAGACTGGACACTG CAAGCAATTCAGAGTAATCACAAGAAATCAAGAATTTCGTGATATCTCCTGCCTTCACCCAAATCACCTTCTACTGAGTTCTTCAAAGACTGCTATCTTCCTCCTGG gtaACAGTATGACTAAATATACTGAGAAGCTCGAAGAGATTAAGAAAA ATTATAGATACAAAAAAGATGAGCTTTTCAAGAGACTAAAAGTTACAACTTTTGCCCAGCTG ATCATCCAAGTTGCTTCCCTCTCTGATCAAACACTGGAAGTGACAGCTGAGGAGATTCAAAGGCTGGAAG ACAATGATTCTGCAGCTTCAGACCCTGATGCTGAAACCACTGCCAGGACTAACGGGAAAGGAAATCCAGGTGAGCAGTCGCCGAGCCCTGAGCAGCTCATAAACAACGCAGGAGCAGGGGACTCCAGCCGCTCAACCCTTCAGAG TGTCATCAGTGGTGTTGGGGAACTGGATCTAGACAAAGGGCCAGTGAAGAAAGCAGAGCCCAATACCAAAGACAAACCTTATCCTGACTGCCCCTTCCTGCTGCTAGATGTGCGTGACAGAGATTCTTACCAGCAGTGCCACATCGTTGGAG cTTACAGTTACCCAATTGCAACTCTGTCTAGAACAATGAACCCTTATTCAAATGATATTCTTGAATAT AAAAATGCCCATGGCAAGATCATCATTCTGTATGACGACGATGAAAGGCTGGCCAGTCAGGCGGCCACCACCATGTGCGAGCGTGGATTTGAAAACCTCTTCATGCTTTCCGGAG GTCTAAAAGTCTTAGCTCAGAAATTCCCGGAAGGACTGATTACTGGTTCCCTGCCAGCGTCTTGCCAGCAGGCCCTTCCTCCTGGTTCTGCCCGGAAACGATCCAGCCCCAAAGTGCCACCCCTACCAGCTGAGAACAAATGGAGATTTACCCCAGAAGACTTAAAAAAGATAGAATATTATCTGGAAGAGGAGCAAGGGCCTGCAGATCATCCTA GCCGACTGAACCAAGCTAACTCCTCTGGAAGAGACTCCAAGGTGCCTGGTGCCCGAAGCACTCAGAATCTGCCTGGCGGGGGCCCTGCCAGCCATTCAAACCCCCGCTCCCTCAGCAGTGGCCACCTGCAAGGCAAACCCTGGAAGTAA
- the LOC105471386 gene encoding centrosomal protein of 41 kDa isoform X2, producing MGQVSDEKDTTEPKIPACQIKTGHCKQFRVITRNQEFRDISCLHPNHLLLSSSKTAIFLLGNSMTKYTEKLEEIKKNYRYKKDELFKRLKVTTFAQLIIQVASLSDQTLEVTAEEIQRLEDNDSAASDPDAETTARTNGKGNPGEQSPSPEQLINNAGAGDSSRSTLQSVISGVGELDLDKGPVKKAEPNTKDKPYPDCPFLLLDVRDRDSYQQCHIVGAYSYPIATLSRTMNPYSNDILEYKNAHGKIIILYDDDERLASQAATTMCERGFENLFMLSGGLKVLAQKFPEGLITGSLPASCQQALPPGSARKRSSPKVPPLPAENKWRFTPEDLKKIEYYLEEEQGPADHPSRLNQANSSGRDSKVPGARSTQNLPGGGPASHSNPRSLSSGHLQGKPWK from the exons TATCTGATGAAAAGGATACCACAGAACCCAAGATACCAGCATGTCAAATCAAGACTGGACACTG CAAGCAATTCAGAGTAATCACAAGAAATCAAGAATTTCGTGATATCTCCTGCCTTCACCCAAATCACCTTCTACTGAGTTCTTCAAAGACTGCTATCTTCCTCCTGG gtaACAGTATGACTAAATATACTGAGAAGCTCGAAGAGATTAAGAAAA ATTATAGATACAAAAAAGATGAGCTTTTCAAGAGACTAAAAGTTACAACTTTTGCCCAGCTG ATCATCCAAGTTGCTTCCCTCTCTGATCAAACACTGGAAGTGACAGCTGAGGAGATTCAAAGGCTGGAAG ACAATGATTCTGCAGCTTCAGACCCTGATGCTGAAACCACTGCCAGGACTAACGGGAAAGGAAATCCAGGTGAGCAGTCGCCGAGCCCTGAGCAGCTCATAAACAACGCAGGAGCAGGGGACTCCAGCCGCTCAACCCTTCAGAG TGTCATCAGTGGTGTTGGGGAACTGGATCTAGACAAAGGGCCAGTGAAGAAAGCAGAGCCCAATACCAAAGACAAACCTTATCCTGACTGCCCCTTCCTGCTGCTAGATGTGCGTGACAGAGATTCTTACCAGCAGTGCCACATCGTTGGAG cTTACAGTTACCCAATTGCAACTCTGTCTAGAACAATGAACCCTTATTCAAATGATATTCTTGAATAT AAAAATGCCCATGGCAAGATCATCATTCTGTATGACGACGATGAAAGGCTGGCCAGTCAGGCGGCCACCACCATGTGCGAGCGTGGATTTGAAAACCTCTTCATGCTTTCCGGAG GTCTAAAAGTCTTAGCTCAGAAATTCCCGGAAGGACTGATTACTGGTTCCCTGCCAGCGTCTTGCCAGCAGGCCCTTCCTCCTGGTTCTGCCCGGAAACGATCCAGCCCCAAAGTGCCACCCCTACCAGCTGAGAACAAATGGAGATTTACCCCAGAAGACTTAAAAAAGATAGAATATTATCTGGAAGAGGAGCAAGGGCCTGCAGATCATCCTA GCCGACTGAACCAAGCTAACTCCTCTGGAAGAGACTCCAAGGTGCCTGGTGCCCGAAGCACTCAGAATCTGCCTGGCGGGGGCCCTGCCAGCCATTCAAACCCCCGCTCCCTCAGCAGTGGCCACCTGCAAGGCAAACCCTGGAAGTAA
- the LOC105471386 gene encoding centrosomal protein of 41 kDa isoform X3 encodes MSLRRHIGNPEYLMKRIPQNPRYQHVKSRLDTGNSMTKYTEKLEEIKKNYRYKKDELFKRLKVTTFAQLIIQVASLSDQTLEVTAEEIQRLEDNDSAASDPDAETTARTNGKGNPGEQSPSPEQLINNAGAGDSSRSTLQSVISGVGELDLDKGPVKKAEPNTKDKPYPDCPFLLLDVRDRDSYQQCHIVGAYSYPIATLSRTMNPYSNDILEYKNAHGKIIILYDDDERLASQAATTMCERGFENLFMLSGGLKVLAQKFPEGLITGSLPASCQQALPPGSARKRSSPKVPPLPAENKWRFTPEDLKKIEYYLEEEQGPADHPSRLNQANSSGRDSKVPGARSTQNLPGGGPASHSNPRSLSSGHLQGKPWK; translated from the exons TATCTGATGAAAAGGATACCACAGAACCCAAGATACCAGCATGTCAAATCAAGACTGGACACTG gtaACAGTATGACTAAATATACTGAGAAGCTCGAAGAGATTAAGAAAA ATTATAGATACAAAAAAGATGAGCTTTTCAAGAGACTAAAAGTTACAACTTTTGCCCAGCTG ATCATCCAAGTTGCTTCCCTCTCTGATCAAACACTGGAAGTGACAGCTGAGGAGATTCAAAGGCTGGAAG ACAATGATTCTGCAGCTTCAGACCCTGATGCTGAAACCACTGCCAGGACTAACGGGAAAGGAAATCCAGGTGAGCAGTCGCCGAGCCCTGAGCAGCTCATAAACAACGCAGGAGCAGGGGACTCCAGCCGCTCAACCCTTCAGAG TGTCATCAGTGGTGTTGGGGAACTGGATCTAGACAAAGGGCCAGTGAAGAAAGCAGAGCCCAATACCAAAGACAAACCTTATCCTGACTGCCCCTTCCTGCTGCTAGATGTGCGTGACAGAGATTCTTACCAGCAGTGCCACATCGTTGGAG cTTACAGTTACCCAATTGCAACTCTGTCTAGAACAATGAACCCTTATTCAAATGATATTCTTGAATAT AAAAATGCCCATGGCAAGATCATCATTCTGTATGACGACGATGAAAGGCTGGCCAGTCAGGCGGCCACCACCATGTGCGAGCGTGGATTTGAAAACCTCTTCATGCTTTCCGGAG GTCTAAAAGTCTTAGCTCAGAAATTCCCGGAAGGACTGATTACTGGTTCCCTGCCAGCGTCTTGCCAGCAGGCCCTTCCTCCTGGTTCTGCCCGGAAACGATCCAGCCCCAAAGTGCCACCCCTACCAGCTGAGAACAAATGGAGATTTACCCCAGAAGACTTAAAAAAGATAGAATATTATCTGGAAGAGGAGCAAGGGCCTGCAGATCATCCTA GCCGACTGAACCAAGCTAACTCCTCTGGAAGAGACTCCAAGGTGCCTGGTGCCCGAAGCACTCAGAATCTGCCTGGCGGGGGCCCTGCCAGCCATTCAAACCCCCGCTCCCTCAGCAGTGGCCACCTGCAAGGCAAACCCTGGAAGTAA
- the LOC105471386 gene encoding centrosomal protein of 41 kDa isoform X4, with the protein METWVKYLMKRIPQNPRYQHVKSRLDTGNSMTKYTEKLEEIKKNYRYKKDELFKRLKVTTFAQLIIQVASLSDQTLEVTAEEIQRLEDNDSAASDPDAETTARTNGKGNPGEQSPSPEQLINNAGAGDSSRSTLQSVISGVGELDLDKGPVKKAEPNTKDKPYPDCPFLLLDVRDRDSYQQCHIVGAYSYPIATLSRTMNPYSNDILEYKNAHGKIIILYDDDERLASQAATTMCERGFENLFMLSGGLKVLAQKFPEGLITGSLPASCQQALPPGSARKRSSPKVPPLPAENKWRFTPEDLKKIEYYLEEEQGPADHPSRLNQANSSGRDSKVPGARSTQNLPGGGPASHSNPRSLSSGHLQGKPWK; encoded by the exons TATCTGATGAAAAGGATACCACAGAACCCAAGATACCAGCATGTCAAATCAAGACTGGACACTG gtaACAGTATGACTAAATATACTGAGAAGCTCGAAGAGATTAAGAAAA ATTATAGATACAAAAAAGATGAGCTTTTCAAGAGACTAAAAGTTACAACTTTTGCCCAGCTG ATCATCCAAGTTGCTTCCCTCTCTGATCAAACACTGGAAGTGACAGCTGAGGAGATTCAAAGGCTGGAAG ACAATGATTCTGCAGCTTCAGACCCTGATGCTGAAACCACTGCCAGGACTAACGGGAAAGGAAATCCAGGTGAGCAGTCGCCGAGCCCTGAGCAGCTCATAAACAACGCAGGAGCAGGGGACTCCAGCCGCTCAACCCTTCAGAG TGTCATCAGTGGTGTTGGGGAACTGGATCTAGACAAAGGGCCAGTGAAGAAAGCAGAGCCCAATACCAAAGACAAACCTTATCCTGACTGCCCCTTCCTGCTGCTAGATGTGCGTGACAGAGATTCTTACCAGCAGTGCCACATCGTTGGAG cTTACAGTTACCCAATTGCAACTCTGTCTAGAACAATGAACCCTTATTCAAATGATATTCTTGAATAT AAAAATGCCCATGGCAAGATCATCATTCTGTATGACGACGATGAAAGGCTGGCCAGTCAGGCGGCCACCACCATGTGCGAGCGTGGATTTGAAAACCTCTTCATGCTTTCCGGAG GTCTAAAAGTCTTAGCTCAGAAATTCCCGGAAGGACTGATTACTGGTTCCCTGCCAGCGTCTTGCCAGCAGGCCCTTCCTCCTGGTTCTGCCCGGAAACGATCCAGCCCCAAAGTGCCACCCCTACCAGCTGAGAACAAATGGAGATTTACCCCAGAAGACTTAAAAAAGATAGAATATTATCTGGAAGAGGAGCAAGGGCCTGCAGATCATCCTA GCCGACTGAACCAAGCTAACTCCTCTGGAAGAGACTCCAAGGTGCCTGGTGCCCGAAGCACTCAGAATCTGCCTGGCGGGGGCCCTGCCAGCCATTCAAACCCCCGCTCCCTCAGCAGTGGCCACCTGCAAGGCAAACCCTGGAAGTAA
- the LOC105471386 gene encoding centrosomal protein of 41 kDa isoform X5, translated as MKRIPQNPRYQHVKSRLDTGNSMTKYTEKLEEIKKNYRYKKDELFKRLKVTTFAQLIIQVASLSDQTLEVTAEEIQRLEDNDSAASDPDAETTARTNGKGNPGEQSPSPEQLINNAGAGDSSRSTLQSVISGVGELDLDKGPVKKAEPNTKDKPYPDCPFLLLDVRDRDSYQQCHIVGAYSYPIATLSRTMNPYSNDILEYKNAHGKIIILYDDDERLASQAATTMCERGFENLFMLSGGLKVLAQKFPEGLITGSLPASCQQALPPGSARKRSSPKVPPLPAENKWRFTPEDLKKIEYYLEEEQGPADHPSRLNQANSSGRDSKVPGARSTQNLPGGGPASHSNPRSLSSGHLQGKPWK; from the exons ATGAAAAGGATACCACAGAACCCAAGATACCAGCATGTCAAATCAAGACTGGACACTG gtaACAGTATGACTAAATATACTGAGAAGCTCGAAGAGATTAAGAAAA ATTATAGATACAAAAAAGATGAGCTTTTCAAGAGACTAAAAGTTACAACTTTTGCCCAGCTG ATCATCCAAGTTGCTTCCCTCTCTGATCAAACACTGGAAGTGACAGCTGAGGAGATTCAAAGGCTGGAAG ACAATGATTCTGCAGCTTCAGACCCTGATGCTGAAACCACTGCCAGGACTAACGGGAAAGGAAATCCAGGTGAGCAGTCGCCGAGCCCTGAGCAGCTCATAAACAACGCAGGAGCAGGGGACTCCAGCCGCTCAACCCTTCAGAG TGTCATCAGTGGTGTTGGGGAACTGGATCTAGACAAAGGGCCAGTGAAGAAAGCAGAGCCCAATACCAAAGACAAACCTTATCCTGACTGCCCCTTCCTGCTGCTAGATGTGCGTGACAGAGATTCTTACCAGCAGTGCCACATCGTTGGAG cTTACAGTTACCCAATTGCAACTCTGTCTAGAACAATGAACCCTTATTCAAATGATATTCTTGAATAT AAAAATGCCCATGGCAAGATCATCATTCTGTATGACGACGATGAAAGGCTGGCCAGTCAGGCGGCCACCACCATGTGCGAGCGTGGATTTGAAAACCTCTTCATGCTTTCCGGAG GTCTAAAAGTCTTAGCTCAGAAATTCCCGGAAGGACTGATTACTGGTTCCCTGCCAGCGTCTTGCCAGCAGGCCCTTCCTCCTGGTTCTGCCCGGAAACGATCCAGCCCCAAAGTGCCACCCCTACCAGCTGAGAACAAATGGAGATTTACCCCAGAAGACTTAAAAAAGATAGAATATTATCTGGAAGAGGAGCAAGGGCCTGCAGATCATCCTA GCCGACTGAACCAAGCTAACTCCTCTGGAAGAGACTCCAAGGTGCCTGGTGCCCGAAGCACTCAGAATCTGCCTGGCGGGGGCCCTGCCAGCCATTCAAACCCCCGCTCCCTCAGCAGTGGCCACCTGCAAGGCAAACCCTGGAAGTAA
- the LOC105471386 gene encoding centrosomal protein of 41 kDa isoform X6 — MTKYTEKLEEIKKNYRYKKDELFKRLKVTTFAQLIIQVASLSDQTLEVTAEEIQRLEDNDSAASDPDAETTARTNGKGNPGEQSPSPEQLINNAGAGDSSRSTLQSVISGVGELDLDKGPVKKAEPNTKDKPYPDCPFLLLDVRDRDSYQQCHIVGAYSYPIATLSRTMNPYSNDILEYKNAHGKIIILYDDDERLASQAATTMCERGFENLFMLSGGLKVLAQKFPEGLITGSLPASCQQALPPGSARKRSSPKVPPLPAENKWRFTPEDLKKIEYYLEEEQGPADHPSRLNQANSSGRDSKVPGARSTQNLPGGGPASHSNPRSLSSGHLQGKPWK; from the exons ATGACTAAATATACTGAGAAGCTCGAAGAGATTAAGAAAA ATTATAGATACAAAAAAGATGAGCTTTTCAAGAGACTAAAAGTTACAACTTTTGCCCAGCTG ATCATCCAAGTTGCTTCCCTCTCTGATCAAACACTGGAAGTGACAGCTGAGGAGATTCAAAGGCTGGAAG ACAATGATTCTGCAGCTTCAGACCCTGATGCTGAAACCACTGCCAGGACTAACGGGAAAGGAAATCCAGGTGAGCAGTCGCCGAGCCCTGAGCAGCTCATAAACAACGCAGGAGCAGGGGACTCCAGCCGCTCAACCCTTCAGAG TGTCATCAGTGGTGTTGGGGAACTGGATCTAGACAAAGGGCCAGTGAAGAAAGCAGAGCCCAATACCAAAGACAAACCTTATCCTGACTGCCCCTTCCTGCTGCTAGATGTGCGTGACAGAGATTCTTACCAGCAGTGCCACATCGTTGGAG cTTACAGTTACCCAATTGCAACTCTGTCTAGAACAATGAACCCTTATTCAAATGATATTCTTGAATAT AAAAATGCCCATGGCAAGATCATCATTCTGTATGACGACGATGAAAGGCTGGCCAGTCAGGCGGCCACCACCATGTGCGAGCGTGGATTTGAAAACCTCTTCATGCTTTCCGGAG GTCTAAAAGTCTTAGCTCAGAAATTCCCGGAAGGACTGATTACTGGTTCCCTGCCAGCGTCTTGCCAGCAGGCCCTTCCTCCTGGTTCTGCCCGGAAACGATCCAGCCCCAAAGTGCCACCCCTACCAGCTGAGAACAAATGGAGATTTACCCCAGAAGACTTAAAAAAGATAGAATATTATCTGGAAGAGGAGCAAGGGCCTGCAGATCATCCTA GCCGACTGAACCAAGCTAACTCCTCTGGAAGAGACTCCAAGGTGCCTGGTGCCCGAAGCACTCAGAATCTGCCTGGCGGGGGCCCTGCCAGCCATTCAAACCCCCGCTCCCTCAGCAGTGGCCACCTGCAAGGCAAACCCTGGAAGTAA